In bacterium, the genomic stretch AATGGCGTAAATCTTCGCATTGTGCAGGAGCTGCTCGGCCATGTGTCGATTGAAACCACTGTGATCTACACCCATTTTTCACGGGACTATCTCGCCGATGTCGTCCGTAATTGTCATCCGCGCAGTAGATGAGTTATGATCAAGCAAATTCACATACTGTCAATTCTGAGCATATTCTTGTTGATGGCGATTAACATCTCATTCGCACAAACCGAGTTCACATCCGATCAACAGCGACGGGCAAATCAATTGGTATCGCTATTTGAACACGGCACCATCGAGATTCGATACGACGATGTTGATAACTTAGACGATGGGCGCGGCTACACTTGTGGACGTGGAGGGTTTACCACCGCTACCGGTGATGTTTTGGAAGTTGTGAAACGATATTTAAAGCATTATCCCGATTCGCCGTTGTCTGTGTATCTACCCGAGTTAAAGCGATTAGCGAAGGCTAAGAGTGATGCAGTTGAGGGGTTACCCGGATTTCCCGAAGCGTGGAAAGCAGAATCGGAAAAGCCCCAGTTCTGTGATGCACAGGACGCAGTGATCGATGAGTGGTATTGGAAACCGGCGCAAACGGTAGCGGAAAAGAATGGCATTGTTTCACCGTTAGGAATCGCGATTCTGTTCGATACGATTATCCAACACGGAGACGGTTCTGACGCAGACGGCTTAGGTTCCCTGCTCCGCCGAACCCGCAGCCATTGCGACGGTTCGCCCAAAGGGGGTAAAGTTACCGAAGCGAAATTCCTGCGGGTATTTTTGGCAACCCGTCGGGCGACCCTGGAGCATGCCCACGATTCCGATACCCGAGAAGTATGGTCAAAATCGACCGGACGGATCGATGTGTTGGAATCGCTCTTGCATGCAGGTAACTTCGAGTTGCAGGGACCACTCAAGATTCGTACGAAGCACCACAAGGCAAATATTCCTTAAAGTTTCTTGGTTGTAATGAACGAAAACATGTCACAACTCTTCATCTGGCTCTTGTTGCTGCCGCCGCTTGTATTGTCGTTGACAATGCACGAGTATGCGCACGCCCGGATCGCGTATTTGTTGGGCGATCCTACTGCCGCGCAACGGGGACGCCTGACGATGAATCCGTTGAAGCACATCGATTGGCTCGGTTTGTTTTTGCTGTTTGTGATCAAGTTCGGTTGGGCGAAACCGGTGCCGGTGAATCCCAATTACTTCAACAACCCCCGCCGCGATATGCTCTGGGTTGCACTTGCCGGGCCAGCCACCAACTTGACGATCTCTTTGGTGTGTGCTGTATGGCTTCGATTAGTTGGATTTGATGGTGGTGCGAATGACTTAATCCAAGCAGTCGTCGAGTACACGATGGTAGTAAACGTTTATCTCGCCATCTTCAATTTGTTGCCAATACCACCGCTTGACGGTTCCAGAATTTTAACTGGTTTGCTACCCGAAAGACTTGCTGTTGCGTATGCTTCACTGGAGCGGTATGCACTATTTCTTATTGCCGGACTATTTTTATACATTCAGTTTGTCGACCAGAAGATTGTCCATCAGTTAGTGGGTCCCTTTACCAATCTCATTTACTCTGTTGCAGGAGGCTAAGTCGGGTATGCGGACACGTTGGTTTCTGATTCTGTTAGCAGTTAGTGTGCTATCCTTTGGGGTAGCA encodes the following:
- a CDS encoding chitosanase encodes the protein MIKQIHILSILSIFLLMAINISFAQTEFTSDQQRRANQLVSLFEHGTIEIRYDDVDNLDDGRGYTCGRGGFTTATGDVLEVVKRYLKHYPDSPLSVYLPELKRLAKAKSDAVEGLPGFPEAWKAESEKPQFCDAQDAVIDEWYWKPAQTVAEKNGIVSPLGIAILFDTIIQHGDGSDADGLGSLLRRTRSHCDGSPKGGKVTEAKFLRVFLATRRATLEHAHDSDTREVWSKSTGRIDVLESLLHAGNFELQGPLKIRTKHHKANIP
- a CDS encoding site-2 protease family protein; amino-acid sequence: MSQLFIWLLLLPPLVLSLTMHEYAHARIAYLLGDPTAAQRGRLTMNPLKHIDWLGLFLLFVIKFGWAKPVPVNPNYFNNPRRDMLWVALAGPATNLTISLVCAVWLRLVGFDGGANDLIQAVVEYTMVVNVYLAIFNLLPIPPLDGSRILTGLLPERLAVAYASLERYALFLIAGLFLYIQFVDQKIVHQLVGPFTNLIYSVAGG